From the Pectobacterium carotovorum genome, one window contains:
- the ybeY gene encoding rRNA maturation RNase YbeY has translation MSQVILDLQIASEQAQGLPEEKDFQRWLEGVLPQFQEVAEVTIRIVDEAESRDLNNTYRGKDKPTNVLSFPFEAPPEVELPLLGDLIICRQVVEQEAAEQEKTVEEHWAHMVVHGSLHLLGYDHIEDSEAEEMEALETEIMQSMGYADPYLAEKDGLTE, from the coding sequence ATGAGTCAGGTGATTCTCGATTTACAAATCGCCAGCGAGCAAGCACAAGGGCTACCGGAAGAAAAAGACTTTCAGCGCTGGCTGGAAGGCGTTCTGCCACAGTTTCAGGAAGTCGCTGAAGTCACCATCCGTATCGTGGATGAGGCCGAAAGCCGCGACCTGAATAACACCTATCGCGGAAAAGACAAGCCGACCAACGTGCTGTCGTTCCCTTTTGAGGCTCCGCCTGAGGTCGAACTTCCTCTGCTTGGCGATTTAATCATCTGCCGTCAGGTTGTCGAACAAGAAGCCGCAGAGCAGGAAAAAACTGTAGAAGAGCACTGGGCGCACATGGTTGTCCATGGTAGCCTGCATCTGCTAGGGTATGACCATATCGAAGACAGCGAAGCCGAAGAAATGGAAGCGCTGGAAACCGAGATTATGCAAAGTATGGGTTATGCCGATCCTTACCTTGCAGAAAAAGATGGCCTCACCGAATAA
- a CDS encoding PhoH family protein has translation MNVTTKEIALEPADNQRLLSLCGPFDDNIKQLERRLGIEINRRDNQFKLVGKNLLTQAAADILQRLYVDTAPVRGVIGDIDPEQIHLAIKESRVLEQSAEHVPDYGKVVNIRTKRGVIKPRTPNQAQYVANILDHDITFGVGPAGTGKTYLAVAAAVDALERQDIRRILLTRPAVEAGEKLGFLPGDLSQKVDPYLRPLYDALFEMLGFERVEKLIERNVIEVAPLAYMRGRTLNDAFIILDESQNTTIEQMKMFLTRIGFNSKAVITGDVTQIDLPKNLKSGLRHAIEVLADVEEISFNFFHSEDVVRHPVVARIVNAYEAWENAEQKRKDALAEQRKREAQAAASDQEQK, from the coding sequence TTGAACGTAACGACAAAAGAGATTGCCCTTGAACCCGCAGATAACCAACGCCTGCTCAGCCTTTGCGGTCCATTTGATGACAATATTAAGCAGTTAGAGCGTCGTTTAGGCATCGAGATCAATCGCCGGGATAATCAGTTTAAACTGGTCGGCAAAAACCTGCTGACGCAAGCTGCCGCTGATATTCTGCAACGTCTGTATGTCGATACAGCACCGGTACGTGGCGTCATTGGTGATATCGATCCTGAGCAAATTCACCTGGCGATTAAAGAATCCCGCGTGCTGGAGCAGTCTGCGGAACACGTTCCTGACTATGGCAAAGTGGTCAATATCCGTACCAAACGCGGCGTAATCAAGCCTCGCACGCCAAATCAGGCGCAGTATGTTGCCAATATTCTCGATCACGACATCACATTCGGCGTTGGCCCGGCAGGTACGGGGAAAACCTACTTAGCCGTCGCTGCCGCCGTGGATGCATTGGAACGTCAAGATATTCGCCGTATCCTGCTCACGCGCCCAGCGGTCGAAGCCGGTGAGAAACTGGGCTTCTTACCTGGCGATCTGAGCCAGAAAGTCGATCCCTACCTGCGTCCACTTTATGATGCCCTGTTTGAAATGCTGGGCTTTGAGCGTGTCGAAAAGCTCATCGAACGTAACGTCATTGAAGTCGCGCCACTGGCTTATATGCGTGGCCGAACGCTGAACGATGCCTTTATCATCCTCGATGAAAGCCAGAATACCACCATCGAACAGATGAAAATGTTCCTGACGCGTATCGGGTTCAACTCAAAAGCCGTTATTACCGGTGACGTCACGCAGATCGATCTGCCGAAGAATCTGAAATCCGGTTTACGCCATGCCATTGAAGTGCTGGCCGATGTGGAAGAGATCAGCTTTAACTTTTTCCACAGCGAAGACGTGGTGCGCCATCCAGTGGTCGCGCGGATTGTGAATGCCTATGAAGCGTGGGAAAATGCTGAGCAGAAACGTAAAGACGCCTTAGCAGAACAGCGTAAGCGTGAAGCACAGGCTGCGGCATCAGATCAGGAGCAAAAATGA
- the miaB gene encoding tRNA (N6-isopentenyl adenosine(37)-C2)-methylthiotransferase MiaB, with amino-acid sequence MTKKLLIKTWGCQMNEYDSSKMADLLGSTHGYELTEIAEEADVLLLNTCSIREKAQEKVFHQLGRWKTLKDLNPNLIIGVGGCVASQEGAHIRERAHYVDVIFGPQTLHRLPEMINHVQGTRSPIVDISFPEIEKFDRLPEPRAEGPTAFVSIMEGCNKYCTFCVVPYTRGEEVSRPCDDVLFEIAQLAAQGVREVNLLGQNVNAYRGETYDGEICSFAELLRLVAAIDGIDRIRFTTSHPIEFTDDIISVYEDTPELVSFLHLPVQSGSDRVLTMMKRRHTALEYKAIIRKLHNARPGILISSDFIVGFPGETQADFEQTMKLIADVNFDMSYSFVYSARPGTPAADMVDDVPEEEKKQRLYLLQERITQQAMRFSRLMLGTVQRILVEGTSRKSVMELSGRTENNRVVNFEGTPDMIGKFVDVEIVDVYTNSLRGIVVRTEDQMDLRVHESPSSVIARTRKENEIGVGFYQP; translated from the coding sequence ATGACAAAAAAACTGCTTATTAAAACCTGGGGCTGTCAGATGAATGAGTACGATTCATCGAAGATGGCTGATTTACTGGGAAGTACGCACGGCTATGAGCTGACTGAAATCGCTGAAGAAGCCGATGTCCTGCTGCTCAATACCTGTTCGATCCGTGAAAAGGCGCAGGAAAAGGTCTTCCATCAACTTGGCCGCTGGAAAACGCTGAAAGATCTCAATCCGAATTTGATCATTGGCGTCGGTGGCTGTGTGGCATCACAGGAAGGCGCGCATATTCGCGAACGTGCGCACTATGTTGACGTTATCTTTGGCCCGCAAACCTTGCACCGCCTGCCGGAAATGATTAACCACGTTCAGGGCACCCGCAGCCCTATCGTTGATATCAGTTTCCCTGAAATCGAAAAATTTGACCGTCTGCCAGAACCGCGCGCCGAAGGGCCAACGGCGTTCGTCTCCATCATGGAAGGCTGCAATAAATATTGCACATTCTGCGTTGTGCCTTATACCCGCGGCGAAGAAGTTAGCCGCCCATGCGATGATGTGTTGTTTGAAATCGCTCAACTGGCAGCGCAAGGCGTACGTGAAGTCAACCTGCTGGGACAGAACGTTAACGCCTATCGCGGCGAAACTTATGACGGTGAAATTTGTTCTTTTGCCGAACTGCTGCGTCTGGTCGCCGCTATTGACGGGATCGACCGTATCCGTTTTACCACCAGCCATCCCATTGAATTCACAGACGATATTATCAGCGTCTATGAAGACACGCCCGAACTGGTCAGCTTCCTGCATTTACCGGTGCAAAGCGGTTCTGACCGCGTGCTGACGATGATGAAACGTCGCCATACCGCGCTGGAATACAAAGCGATTATCCGTAAGCTGCATAACGCGCGTCCGGGCATCCTGATCAGTTCTGACTTTATCGTCGGCTTCCCTGGCGAAACGCAGGCTGACTTTGAACAAACGATGAAGCTGATTGCCGATGTGAATTTCGATATGAGCTACAGCTTTGTCTATTCCGCCCGTCCGGGAACACCGGCTGCGGACATGGTCGATGACGTGCCGGAAGAAGAGAAAAAGCAGCGTTTGTACCTTCTGCAAGAGCGCATCACGCAGCAGGCAATGCGCTTCAGCCGCCTCATGTTGGGTACCGTCCAGCGTATTCTGGTGGAAGGTACCTCGCGTAAGAGCGTGATGGAGCTGTCTGGCCGTACGGAAAATAACCGCGTCGTCAACTTCGAAGGCACGCCAGATATGATCGGTAAATTCGTCGATGTGGAAATCGTTGATGTTTATACCAACTCGCTGCGCGGCATCGTGGTCCGCACCGAAGATCAAATGGATCTGCGCGTACACGAGTCACCGTCTTCCGTAATCGCGCGTACCCGCAAAGAGAATGAGATTGGCGTCGGGTTCTATCAGCCGTAA
- the ubiF gene encoding 3-demethoxyubiquinol 3-hydroxylase, which yields MHYDAIVVGGGMVGAAAALGLAQQGFQIAVVEQEMPTPFDAASPPDLRISAIGYASVALLKELGAWQRVQQMRSAPYRRLETWEWANARVVFDAADIHLPELGFMVENRVLQLALWESLQEEERCQCYCPAAPQNLQRTDDGWCLQLADGQQLTAALVIGADGANSQVRQWAGIGISGWQYRQSCMLIGIETSQPQQDVTWQQFTPSGPRAFLPLFDQWGSLVWYDSPQRIRQLQAMPLAQLDKEIAAAFPERLGTVKALSAGSFPLVRRHAQTYIKPGLVLLGDAAHTINPLAGQGVNLGYRDVEALLDVLINARNAGEAWASERVLRRYQCRRMPDNLMMQSGMDLFYNAFSNALPPLSFARNMALIVAQRAGVLKQRALKYAIGV from the coding sequence ATGCATTACGATGCGATTGTGGTTGGCGGTGGCATGGTCGGCGCGGCTGCGGCGCTTGGGCTGGCACAGCAAGGATTTCAGATTGCGGTGGTTGAGCAGGAAATGCCTACGCCGTTTGATGCCGCCAGCCCGCCAGATTTACGGATCTCGGCGATTGGCTACGCGTCGGTTGCGCTGCTGAAAGAGTTGGGTGCCTGGCAGCGAGTGCAGCAGATGCGCAGCGCGCCTTACCGCCGACTGGAAACCTGGGAATGGGCGAATGCCAGAGTCGTTTTCGATGCTGCCGACATTCATCTGCCCGAACTGGGGTTTATGGTGGAAAACCGCGTGCTGCAATTGGCGCTCTGGGAAAGTTTGCAGGAAGAGGAACGCTGCCAATGTTACTGCCCGGCCGCGCCGCAGAACCTGCAACGCACCGATGATGGCTGGTGTTTACAGCTTGCCGATGGGCAACAGCTGACGGCTGCGCTGGTGATTGGCGCTGATGGCGCGAACTCTCAGGTTCGCCAGTGGGCGGGGATTGGTATCAGCGGCTGGCAGTATCGTCAGTCTTGTATGTTGATTGGTATTGAGACTTCGCAACCTCAGCAGGATGTGACCTGGCAGCAGTTCACGCCGAGCGGCCCACGCGCGTTTTTACCGCTGTTTGACCAGTGGGGATCGCTGGTGTGGTATGACAGCCCGCAGCGTATTCGCCAGCTTCAGGCGATGCCGCTTGCTCAGTTGGATAAAGAAATTGCGGCTGCTTTTCCTGAGCGATTGGGCACGGTCAAGGCGCTTTCCGCTGGATCATTCCCGCTGGTCAGACGCCATGCGCAAACCTATATCAAGCCCGGTTTGGTGCTGCTGGGTGATGCCGCGCATACCATCAATCCTCTGGCGGGGCAGGGCGTTAATCTGGGATATCGTGACGTTGAGGCGCTGCTGGATGTGCTAATCAACGCGCGTAATGCTGGAGAAGCGTGGGCTTCTGAGCGTGTGTTACGCCGCTATCAGTGTCGCCGTATGCCGGATAATCTAATGATGCAAAGCGGGATGGATCTCTTCTATAACGCGTTCAGTAACGCGCTACCACCGCTGAGCTTTGCCCGCAATATGGCGCTGATAGTTGCACAGCGCGCTGGCGTGTTAAAGCAGCGCGCGTTGAAATATGCCATTGGCGTCTGA
- a CDS encoding P-loop NTPase fold protein, producing the protein MSNNKFNLDLDWTKEVIFSLDGENETLSIDTLDRQRYAEYLYYYLIQQENKNTVINLNAEWGSGKSYFTRRLYLSLKNHHPCIYVDAWKQDFSDDAFLTLFSSLISQLEFYAGNLDRKLLRVGESIGRFAKGVVPEIVSGLIKKHVGIEEIDTLAKTAATILLEEHREKIKSIETLKKELKKWADISFNKGFKPPIFIFIDELDRCRPDYAISLLEIVKHIFNVDGFIFIIATDTNQLQHSIKNIYGEGFDANLYLGRFFHRRFSLHTPNLNDITLELTKERIFDNFEDIKNIIIPKPTKLEHISINCSSVLSSFKLNIRDSKRNLDRIFDLLTSKKTNKKKFDYILLLTLMIIHDMDIDLFNQLTNRSYRSKPITDLILEKTNLRDFHHGDFELIIDSSAENTNIDYLVSNDGFHTHNHLQEKTITIGAKNYTEIAIDFFTYRNKIQRDIYKREKNPLLEIPNRPEIPVSNYIKIQQATLLLDNESYQVYDIADYIDAIELAVSFD; encoded by the coding sequence ATGAGCAATAATAAGTTTAACTTAGATCTCGACTGGACAAAAGAAGTAATATTTTCTTTAGACGGTGAGAATGAAACATTAAGTATTGATACTTTAGATAGACAAAGATATGCAGAATACCTCTATTACTATCTAATTCAACAAGAAAATAAAAACACCGTCATAAACTTAAATGCTGAATGGGGTTCAGGCAAAAGCTACTTTACTAGGCGACTCTATTTATCATTAAAAAATCATCACCCATGCATTTACGTTGATGCATGGAAGCAGGATTTCTCCGATGATGCATTTTTAACATTATTTTCATCATTAATAAGCCAACTTGAATTTTATGCTGGGAATTTGGATAGGAAATTATTAAGGGTGGGAGAATCAATCGGTAGATTTGCTAAAGGAGTTGTTCCAGAAATAGTCTCAGGACTAATAAAAAAACATGTCGGCATTGAAGAGATTGATACTCTTGCAAAAACAGCAGCTACTATTTTATTAGAAGAACACAGAGAAAAGATCAAATCTATCGAAACACTTAAAAAAGAGCTTAAGAAGTGGGCTGACATTAGTTTTAACAAAGGATTTAAACCTCCAATATTTATATTCATTGATGAATTGGATAGATGCAGACCCGATTATGCAATATCTTTACTGGAGATAGTTAAGCATATATTTAATGTTGATGGTTTTATTTTTATTATTGCAACTGACACAAACCAACTTCAACACTCTATTAAAAATATATATGGCGAAGGGTTCGATGCTAATTTATATCTTGGCCGTTTTTTTCATAGGCGATTCTCACTCCACACTCCTAATCTAAACGACATAACACTAGAATTAACCAAAGAACGAATTTTTGATAATTTTGAAGATATAAAAAATATCATAATCCCTAAACCAACAAAATTAGAACATATATCTATCAACTGCTCTAGTGTTCTGAGTTCCTTTAAATTAAATATTAGAGACTCTAAAAGAAACTTAGATAGAATATTTGATCTTCTCACATCAAAAAAAACAAACAAGAAGAAGTTTGATTATATTTTACTTTTAACTCTGATGATAATACATGACATGGACATTGACTTATTCAATCAATTAACAAACAGGTCTTATCGTTCAAAGCCAATAACCGATCTAATTCTGGAAAAAACAAATCTTAGAGATTTTCATCATGGTGATTTTGAATTAATTATTGATAGTAGTGCTGAGAATACTAATATCGATTACCTAGTGTCAAATGATGGATTTCATACACATAATCATTTACAAGAAAAAACAATAACTATTGGAGCAAAGAATTATACAGAAATCGCTATTGATTTTTTCACATATAGAAATAAAATACAGAGAGATATATATAAAAGAGAAAAAAACCCCTTATTAGAAATACCTAACAGGCCAGAAATACCGGTTTCTAATTACATTAAAATACAGCAAGCCACTTTACTTTTAGATAATGAAAGCTATCAAGTCTATGATATAGCTGACTATATTGATGCCATTGAACTTGCGGTTTCTTTTGATTAA
- a CDS encoding phage repressor protein CI gives MSIGEISKSKLPDLHTGGKKAIERMVEAYGFSTRQALCDHLGISKSTLATRYMRDSFPAEWVIQCALETGASIYWLSSGNGPMFEDGKSDVVSIPRKKLLNGKLHDSNYYMFDKAFLPDGLQDPIVIVDGDVTYIADRKFDEVTDGKWLVEIEGKTSVRELTRIPVGKVRVSGVGMAFDCGIDEIGVISKIIMDCTKI, from the coding sequence ATGTCAATAGGTGAGATTTCAAAAAGCAAACTCCCAGATCTTCATACTGGCGGGAAAAAAGCGATAGAACGGATGGTAGAAGCCTATGGTTTCAGCACCAGACAAGCCCTATGCGACCATTTGGGGATATCAAAAAGTACCCTGGCCACACGATATATGCGCGATTCATTTCCGGCTGAGTGGGTTATCCAATGTGCTCTTGAAACAGGGGCTTCTATCTATTGGCTATCTTCAGGAAACGGACCAATGTTTGAAGATGGGAAAAGCGACGTTGTTAGCATCCCCCGTAAGAAGCTGCTGAATGGAAAACTGCACGATTCAAACTACTACATGTTTGATAAAGCGTTCCTGCCCGATGGTCTGCAAGACCCGATCGTTATAGTTGATGGTGATGTGACCTACATTGCCGATCGCAAGTTTGATGAAGTGACAGACGGCAAGTGGTTGGTTGAGATTGAAGGAAAAACCAGCGTCCGCGAGCTGACCCGTATCCCTGTGGGCAAAGTGCGCGTTAGCGGGGTTGGTATGGCGTTTGATTGTGGGATTGATGAGATTGGTGTTATTTCAAAAATAATTATGGATTGTACGAAAATATAA
- a CDS encoding regulator encodes MSTNITISIPEPYITLEEYCRRTGTKVTTARAMANDGRLPIKKKTLTPGKSKANGLLEINMVDLLLRAVSESHYASVTLNP; translated from the coding sequence ATGAGCACAAACATTACAATTTCAATTCCTGAGCCGTACATCACGCTTGAAGAATATTGCAGACGCACTGGCACTAAGGTTACTACGGCCAGAGCGATGGCCAATGATGGCCGTTTGCCCATCAAGAAAAAGACCTTAACGCCTGGGAAATCCAAAGCTAATGGCCTGTTGGAAATCAACATGGTGGATCTGCTTCTGCGTGCGGTGAGCGAGAGCCATTACGCATCTGTGACCCTAAATCCCTAA
- a CDS encoding phage regulatory CII family protein — MFDYEIAKHPHFDAACRAFALAHNLEDVAAAIGVRSQVLRNKLNPEQPHRLTCDDLLAITDHTEDAALLDGLLAQINCLPSVPRNEASSHNVPMFALSATADVGAIAGEAVSNAPMSQARKNAILHRANSAIRNLSLIVLSVEARFQSTPMMAAAVDVLNSAMPVLA; from the coding sequence ATGTTTGATTATGAAATCGCTAAACACCCGCACTTTGATGCCGCTTGCCGAGCGTTCGCGCTGGCGCACAACCTTGAGGACGTCGCCGCCGCGATCGGCGTTCGCTCTCAAGTGCTGCGTAACAAGCTGAACCCTGAGCAGCCGCACCGCTTAACGTGTGATGACCTGTTGGCTATTACCGACCACACGGAAGACGCCGCGTTACTGGATGGCCTGCTGGCGCAAATCAACTGCTTGCCGTCTGTGCCACGCAATGAAGCCAGTTCACACAACGTGCCTATGTTTGCATTGAGCGCCACGGCTGACGTGGGCGCGATCGCTGGGGAAGCGGTATCAAATGCCCCAATGTCTCAGGCGCGTAAAAACGCCATACTTCACCGCGCAAACAGCGCAATCCGTAATCTGTCGCTGATTGTGCTTTCTGTCGAAGCCCGATTCCAATCCACGCCGATGATGGCCGCAGCCGTAGACGTGCTGAATTCAGCTATGCCGGTATTAGCGTAA
- a CDS encoding phage major capsid protein, P2 family gives MQLTPKAEALLRKYAAGLATANGQVDTSRFFSLTNPKETQLRNALLQSSEFLSLLPNVLDVDQITGQVVTTGKPGIYTGRKKDGRFTRPLSVGGNEYKLVETDSGSYLPYSLLVVWANSGSEEEFFQRIQAFSNESFALDMLRVAFNGTSVADDTDPETNPNGEDVNIGWHQIVKTRSAEQIIVDDVTIGGAGADFIGLDAAVTDLVHNCIYEPFRNDPRLIVLASADLIGNDATTMMNRIDRPTEKVAAQLIGRQIAGRTVYTPPFMPEGRLVVTTLDNLHIYTQGGTRKRKAEWNDDRKRFENNYLRMEGYGVEHDELYAAFDKITLATGDAAPEPTPENGEGE, from the coding sequence ATGCAATTAACTCCAAAAGCCGAAGCGCTGCTGCGTAAATATGCCGCAGGGCTGGCAACGGCTAACGGCCAGGTGGATACCTCGCGATTTTTCTCGCTGACGAATCCGAAAGAAACCCAGCTACGCAATGCGTTGCTGCAAAGTTCCGAATTCCTGAGCCTGCTGCCGAACGTGCTGGACGTCGATCAGATAACCGGTCAGGTGGTGACCACGGGCAAGCCAGGTATTTACACCGGCCGTAAGAAAGACGGTCGCTTCACTCGCCCGCTGAGCGTGGGCGGTAACGAATACAAACTGGTTGAAACGGATTCGGGGTCGTATCTGCCGTACTCGCTTCTGGTTGTCTGGGCGAACTCGGGCAGCGAAGAGGAATTTTTCCAGCGCATCCAGGCATTCAGTAATGAATCGTTCGCACTGGATATGCTGCGCGTGGCGTTCAACGGTACGAGCGTTGCGGATGACACCGATCCTGAAACCAATCCGAACGGTGAAGACGTCAACATCGGCTGGCACCAGATTGTTAAGACGCGTTCCGCTGAACAAATCATCGTTGACGACGTGACCATTGGTGGTGCCGGTGCTGATTTTATCGGTCTGGACGCGGCGGTCACCGATCTGGTGCATAACTGCATTTATGAGCCGTTCCGCAACGATCCGCGCCTCATTGTGCTGGCCTCGGCTGACTTAATCGGTAATGACGCCACAACCATGATGAATCGGATTGATCGCCCGACTGAGAAGGTCGCCGCGCAACTGATTGGCCGTCAGATTGCGGGGCGTACCGTCTACACCCCGCCGTTTATGCCGGAAGGTCGTCTCGTCGTTACCACGCTGGATAACCTGCACATTTATACCCAGGGCGGTACACGTAAGCGTAAAGCCGAGTGGAACGATGATCGCAAGCGCTTTGAAAACAATTATCTGCGCATGGAAGGTTACGGGGTCGAGCATGACGAGCTGTACGCGGCATTCGACAAAATCACCCTGGCAACAGGTGACGCCGCACCGGAACCAACACCTGAAAACGGCGAAGGTGAATAA
- the asnB gene encoding asparagine synthase B — protein sequence MCSIFGVLDLKSDPVELRKKALELSRLMRHRGPDWSGVYASDKAILAHERLSIVDVNTGAQPLYNAERTHILAVNGEIYNHQALRQQYGDRYAFQTGSDCEVILALYQEKGPAFLDELRGMFAFALYDSEKDAYLIGRDHLGIIPLYMGYDEHGNFYVASEMKALVPVCRTIKEFPAGSYLWSKDGEIREYYQRDWFDYDAVKDNETDKEALRDALEEAVKSHLMSDVPYGVLLSGGLDSSVISAITKKYAARRVEDNERSEAWWPQLHSFAVGLEGAPDLKAAQEVANHLGTVHHEIHFTVQEGLDAIRDVIYHIETYDVTTIRASTPMYLMSRKIKAMGIKMVLSGEGSDEVFGGYLYFHKAPNAKELHEETVRKLLALHQYDCARANKAMSAWGVEARVPFLDKNFLDVAMRINPRDKMCGNGKMEKHILRECFESYLPHSVAWRQKEQFSDGVGYSWIDTLKEVAAQQVTDQQLETARFRFPYNTPGSKEAYLYREIFEELFPVPSAAECVPGGPSVACSSAKAIEWDESFKKLDDPSGRAVGVHQSAYK from the coding sequence ATGTGTTCTATTTTTGGTGTGCTTGATCTGAAAAGCGATCCTGTTGAACTGCGTAAGAAAGCGCTGGAGTTATCCCGTTTAATGCGTCACCGCGGACCAGACTGGTCCGGCGTTTATGCCAGCGACAAAGCGATTCTGGCTCACGAACGTCTGTCTATCGTTGACGTCAACACGGGCGCACAGCCGCTTTACAACGCCGAGCGCACCCACATTCTGGCCGTTAACGGTGAAATTTATAACCATCAAGCATTGCGTCAGCAATACGGTGACCGTTACGCGTTCCAGACCGGCTCCGACTGCGAAGTTATTCTGGCGCTGTATCAGGAAAAAGGCCCAGCCTTCCTGGATGAACTGCGCGGCATGTTCGCCTTTGCTCTGTATGACAGCGAAAAAGACGCCTACCTGATTGGCCGTGACCACCTCGGTATCATCCCGCTGTATATGGGCTACGATGAGCACGGCAACTTCTACGTCGCTTCTGAAATGAAAGCGCTGGTGCCGGTGTGCCGCACCATAAAAGAATTCCCTGCTGGCAGCTATCTGTGGAGCAAAGACGGCGAAATTCGCGAGTATTACCAGCGTGACTGGTTTGACTACGATGCCGTAAAAGACAACGAAACCGATAAAGAAGCGCTGCGCGATGCGCTGGAAGAAGCGGTGAAAAGCCACCTGATGTCTGACGTGCCCTACGGCGTGTTGCTCTCCGGTGGTCTGGATTCTTCCGTTATCTCCGCCATCACCAAGAAATATGCCGCACGTCGCGTAGAAGACAACGAGCGCAGCGAAGCCTGGTGGCCTCAGTTGCACTCTTTCGCCGTCGGTTTGGAAGGTGCTCCAGATTTGAAAGCCGCGCAGGAAGTCGCTAACCACTTGGGCACCGTGCACCACGAAATTCATTTCACCGTGCAAGAAGGGCTGGATGCGATTCGCGACGTGATTTATCACATCGAAACCTATGACGTCACCACGATTCGCGCCTCAACACCGATGTACCTGATGTCGCGTAAAATCAAAGCGATGGGCATCAAGATGGTACTGTCAGGCGAAGGTTCTGACGAAGTCTTCGGCGGTTACCTCTATTTCCACAAAGCGCCAAACGCCAAAGAGCTGCATGAAGAAACCGTGCGTAAGCTGCTGGCTCTGCACCAGTATGACTGCGCCCGCGCCAACAAGGCGATGTCTGCCTGGGGTGTGGAAGCCCGCGTGCCGTTCCTGGACAAGAACTTCCTGGATGTCGCTATGCGCATCAACCCACGCGACAAAATGTGCGGCAACGGCAAGATGGAAAAACACATCCTGCGCGAGTGCTTTGAATCCTATCTGCCGCACAGCGTTGCATGGCGTCAGAAAGAGCAGTTCTCTGACGGCGTGGGCTACAGCTGGATCGACACGCTGAAAGAAGTAGCCGCTCAGCAGGTTACCGATCAGCAGTTGGAAACAGCACGCTTCCGCTTCCCGTACAACACACCGGGTTCCAAAGAAGCGTATCTGTACCGTGAAATATTCGAAGAGCTGTTCCCGGTTCCCAGCGCAGCAGAATGCGTGCCTGGCGGCCCGTCAGTCGCCTGTTCATCTGCTAAAGCGATTGAGTGGGATGAATCTTTCAAGAAACTGGATGATCCATCAGGCCGCGCGGTTGGCGTACACCAGTCCGCCTACAAATAA